The DNA region GGATGCCGGTGCTGGTTGTGGCCAGCGTCGGCGACGCGATAGAAGGGTGAGTGTTTATGAACGCGATACTGGAAAACAAGCCAGCAACGGCACAGGTCAAGAGTCGCCCGCGCTTTCCGACCGAATTGAGTATTTTTCTTGTGCTGATTGGCATCGGCCTGGTCTTTGAAGTGTTTGGCTGGATCGTGCGCGACCAGAGCTTCCTGATGAACTCCCAGCGTCTGGTGCTGATGATCCTGCAGGTATCGATCATCGGTCTGCTGGCGATCGGCGTGACCCAGGTCATCATCACCACCGGTATTGACCTGTCTTCCGGTTCGGTGCTGGCGCTGTCGGCGATGATTGCCGCCAGTCTGGCCCAGACGTCGGACTTCGCTCGGGCAGTGTTCCCCTCGCTGACTGACTTGCCAGTGTGGATCCCGGTGATTGTCGGGCTCGGGGTGGGACTGCTGGCGGGGGCGATCAACGGCAGCATCATTGCCATCACCGGTATCCCGCCGTTCATTGCCACCCTCGGCATGATGGTCTCGGCCCGTGGCCTTGCGCGTTACTACACCGAAGGCCAACCGGTGAGCATGCTCTCGGATTCCTACACGGCCATCGGACACGGCGCGATGCCGGTGATCATTTTCCTGGTGGTTGCGGTGATCTTTCACATCGCCCTGCGTTACACCAAGTACGGCAAATACACCTACGCCATCGGCGGCAACATGCAGGCGGCGCGTACCTCGGGGATCAACGTCAAGCGGCATCTGGTGATCGTCTACAGCATCGCCGGGTTGCTGGCAGGCCTGGCGGGTGTGGTGGCGTCGGCACGGGCCGCGACCGGGCAGGCCGGGATGGGCATGTCTTATGAGCTGGACGCGATTGCCGCGGCCGTGATCGGCGGCACCAGCCTGGCCGGCGGAGTAGGGCGCATCACCGGCACGGTCATCGGCGCACTGATCCTCGGGGTCATGGCCAGCGGTTTCACCTTCGTCGGCGTCGATGCTTACATTCAGGACATCATCAAAGGCCTGATCATCGTGGTGGCAGTGGTCATCGATCAGTACCGCAACAAGCGCAAACTCAAGCGCTGAGCCTCAGATAAAGCAGCCAATGCGCCACGCCTGTCCCGCGTGGCGCAACCATTTGTCTTCTATATACAGCCGCGTGATTGAATTTCTTGCTATAAACGCACTCCGATAACCACCGCAAAGGCTGCCGTAGAGCACTTTCAGGGCTTTGTCGGACAAATTCGCTGTCTTTTCAGTTGCTGAGGCCTCAAGTCGGCCTTAGACTGCCGCCCCTCGTAAATTGAGTGCCGGGTGGCGCTTGGAATTAAACGGCGCCGTTCCGATGGCCGACCCAGGTCCGCCGGAACGCTCCCTAATTCGCCTTAATGCACGTTTTTTTATAGAGATATCAATGACAAAGGACAAGTTGCTGGCCATGCCGGCGGATGACTACATGAATGCCGAGCAACATGCTTTTTTCTCTGAGCTGTTGCAGAACATGAAAGTCGAAACCCATGAGCGCATCGAACAGAACCGCATCGCCATCGAAAGCCTGGACACCCCGGCCGATCCGGCCGACGCTGCTTCTGTTGAAGAAGAGCGCACCTGGCTGGTGAACGCGATCGATCGCGACCAGCGCATGCTGCCTCAGTTGGAACAGGCTCTGGAACGCATCAAAGAAGACAGCTTCGGCTGGTGCGACGACAGCGGCGAGGCCATTGGCCTGAAGCGCCTGCTGATCAGCCCGACCACCAAATACTGCATCGAAGCTCAAGAGCGTCACGAACAGATCGACAAGCACCAGCGTCAGGCCTGATTCTGCGAGGCAACCCATTTAATGTGGGTTGCCTTTGAAAAGATCGCAGCCTTCGGCAGCTCCTACGGGTTTAAGCGAACTCCTGTAGGAGCTGCCGAAGGCTGCGATCTTTGCTTTTTGACGTCTGCGAAAAATCCTGCGCACTTCTATTGATCTGCTGCAACGCCCACTACTAATGGACCATAGATAATGGCCTTGTAGTGGCGTTTAATG from Pseudomonas sp. ACM7 includes:
- a CDS encoding ABC transporter permease is translated as MNAILENKPATAQVKSRPRFPTELSIFLVLIGIGLVFEVFGWIVRDQSFLMNSQRLVLMILQVSIIGLLAIGVTQVIITTGIDLSSGSVLALSAMIAASLAQTSDFARAVFPSLTDLPVWIPVIVGLGVGLLAGAINGSIIAITGIPPFIATLGMMVSARGLARYYTEGQPVSMLSDSYTAIGHGAMPVIIFLVVAVIFHIALRYTKYGKYTYAIGGNMQAARTSGINVKRHLVIVYSIAGLLAGLAGVVASARAATGQAGMGMSYELDAIAAAVIGGTSLAGGVGRITGTVIGALILGVMASGFTFVGVDAYIQDIIKGLIIVVAVVIDQYRNKRKLKR
- a CDS encoding TraR/DksA family transcriptional regulator, giving the protein MTKDKLLAMPADDYMNAEQHAFFSELLQNMKVETHERIEQNRIAIESLDTPADPADAASVEEERTWLVNAIDRDQRMLPQLEQALERIKEDSFGWCDDSGEAIGLKRLLISPTTKYCIEAQERHEQIDKHQRQA